The genomic segment CCATGGACTCCTAGGGCTGCCAAACTGGTTCTGGCTAGACcacagcaagaacaaagaaatgctcagaaagaaagacattttctaaagaCATATTGGCTTAAAATCACCAAAAATGGACAGGAATACTGTAAGGAACATACATCCCTTTTACATCCTTTTACTCATCCAGGAAACTGTGCATACACAGTGGAAACCATACCTGGAATAAAAGCCAATGCAACTGCACCCACTGAGACAGAAGTGTGATAGCTCAACCAATTCACATCAAGTTTGGACTCTACGCTGCCACAAGGACTTTGAGAAAGgcttgaaaaagaaataaagcatttccaaggtcctaaagacattgttttaattaactgtgtattttgggaCAATACAACCAGTTTCACAGGATGAAAGGTGGGCGTGTTAAGGGACGGACACCTGGAATGCTGTGACTCAATCACATCACAACATTAGGAAAGGTGGGGATTTGTAATCCCCTACCCAACAGGAAGGAATAAAAGCTTCCCCAATTGAACAAACCCTcgttctgagtttctgacctgacgagggaAGAACAACAGCACGACCAAGGTTAGACTCTTGCGAGTAAACCTTTCACCGCACAGATCTTCAAGCAGCCCAACTGCTTCTGCAGAGGACTTTGACTCCCGACCTGCATTACTCAAGTACCTCCAACCTACAGAAGATCCTATGGATCAACCACCATCTGACCTACAGTTCTCTGGATTGCACAAAGGCCTCAGTGCAGCTCTGCAGCTgttggaaagcaatccagtctcccACTGCACACGGAAGGATACCAGTGGACAACATTTCCCATTCCCGGACTGATCACCTGACCAAGTGAATCGtaaatataagctaagctaaccaaaccttttcccaaaggccgtggcattaggttgttgctaAATAAGATTGCTATTTGTGTAGAGACTGTTTATCTAGGGTCCGCGCACACAGATAGATACATTAGACACGTTATCtgtattcatagtaaatgcttatttgttatttttaataccaGCATCCAGAAAGACCACAATTGACTCCCTCATTGACTGCTAATTACCCTTTCATTGCTTCATCCAATCCATTGCTCATCTACTTGGCATTCAGTTGTGTTGACATCCATTTGTGTTGTAGTTTCTGATTCAATTttcttagtagtttagtcattttccttcgcagtatttagtgagtgtgatattttactcttgtatatctttttgttaataaattcattttattgcaaactgtcattcttgtgttgataatcagagGCTCTACGAGCTCGCCCGAATCTcactaaatccttcagattggtcagatgataaacttcctccaatttataaaattctaattcaatcaacaatctttcatgattgttctttattgtcaaggtgagaATCCTGACTGGTGCCCCGAAATATTGGtaggaatcatctgactcaatattaatattaagaccataaataattacatttgtggtgccctcatatgaggctaatccaaaatcactacaGACATAGGCCTGCAAGTGCCAAAATAAGCTATTTTTCATGGCTTATTAATGCTcaatacacttaaaaataatgtcacattGCCCATCTCGGTGAGTATTAACGTAAACACAGCTGTAAACAGTTCAGGAAGAATGTGTGACAATATTTTGGATCCCTgagtgcgtcaggtcttaaagtgacagcagcctaataaaagTGCCGCTCTCTATGCTGTTAtagttaatcaaacaacaaaagacaaagagaaaatcacttactgctcttgactgattacctagtgtaaatttaaattaataatctgtatttattttttacaatgaatGAAGATTAtccaatattattttaaatttgattactttgtttctttattcagttgtgaatactactgttagacctatctgaaaaaaataaagtctaTTTTATGTGTATTGTTGTTCCAAAATTACCCCATTGTAACAACCCtgagatccagggggtggagacgtGTAGGTTTAGGctacatccacacgaagccagagctttccctatccgatcttttttttttttcctcacctcaagaaatatctgcgtacacacgaaaccactgaaatgaCTCTgtgaatcagtgactcggatctcctatcaaacagctaaactgctgaaatcatgtgactttgtcgctccgagtcactgattcgattcgcaaagctctgaaacagtgttttgaaatcggcccatcactatattgttgaaaagtcattattttgttatttttggcgcacaaaaagtatactcgtcgctttataatattaaggtagaactactgaacacGCATGAACGGTTTTaactatgtttttagtacctttatggatcttgagagaggaaatgtcatggctgtgaatgcaggcctcactgagccatcggatttcaacaaaaatatcttaatttgtgttccgaagattaacgaagggtgtggaacgacatgagggtgagtaattaaggacattattttcatttttgggtgaactaaccctttaaataaagttgttgtttttgtttattgcgcacaaaaagtattctcgtcgcttcataacattaaggttgaaccaccgtagtcacatggactactttaataatgtctttactacctttctgggccttgaaagtggtaataacgttgcagtctatctATCGGAGGCCAAAAAGCttacggatttcatcaaaaaaatatctttgtgataataatttgtgttccaaagatgaacaaaggtcttacgggtttggaacgacatgagggtgagttattaatgacagaattttcatttttgggtgaactaaccctttatttatattagtttcatttatgtatgactgacaaatatgtatcacattaagtttattagtttgttgaTGTTCAAACtgtgtaatccaaatggatgGGAATTGTTTATGCAGTTCACTAATCTTAAATTAAATTCCTTGTGTTGCTGTTAAAAAAGCTAAACGTCACACGTACTGGTTACAATGACTCGGTAATCACCTGATTCAGCCTACATCCACTGTATTTCTTTCAAACTCCGTTCCAAAACCAGgagaaaaaaggaaataaatgaaatataggcAAATGAGGAATTGTTGTACCGCAGATAGTTTCTAAATGTGGGTGACACATGGTAATAAGTGCTGCTTATGAGACTTCGCTGCCACTGAGTCATGATGTATCATCAAGCAGACGTCGCATGTTGGCAAAGTACCAGCAACAACAGTCAATAAACATCGTCTTTCGATCGATCTATCGagtcttctcttttttttcctgtgtcaTTATTTCGCGGTAACACTCCAAGCTCGATATAAAAATGTGTGAGGAGCAAACACTCAGCCACTGAAGACGACGAACCGACGAAGTGACAGAGCAGAGGAGCATTACAGAGAGCGTGGGGTTTATTTTCAGTTGTAAGCCACGCCTGCTTACGTGATCTTAAATCGTGAGCAAGTGGAAACTTCACATGTCAGTGCGCGTTTGCTGCGAGCCAGGACCACTACACTGGAAACAGTAagagaaaattatttatttacgaCTAATTCATTAATACGAAccatatattaataattttaacgtCTAtgctacatttaaaatatttaagcaGTTTAGAAGTTTTTGAGCCTGTGTTTCACTGTTGACAAAGAGTtgaataatacttttttttattattataagtaaaaaaaaaaattaaaataaaaatatttaattactaataattaactaataaataataattaattaatgatttcCTATAGTtggtaaattgttttatttttcatatatatatattttttttctgttcttttcttttttgtgtgtgtttaagaaGAAATGCCGAGTGCTTTCCAAGGACTGTACGTCTTGCTGATGTTCAGTCAAGTACTGAACTACACTGTAGGTTCTGACACTGGCTGTGAAGACTGGACATTGTCTGGATCTCATGATGTCTGCTGCAAGAGATGCAAGCCAGGTACTGGTCAATAACTGACAGCGATGTGATGTGTTGTGTAACCTAACAAGATATTTGCAATACTGATATATTCATATGAAAATGTTAGTTTTTACAGAAGTTTACAATTTCATAATTTCCCTTTTTTAAGGGACTTATTGGAATATCGAAGAGGCAAAATTACAGTTTATCCTTGAAATTACACATTAGTGACCAAGTGAAGGAAGTTTCAGATCATTTTGAAAGTGCCACATGAAAAGGATGTGGTTTAGCTCTCAAAGGGAAATCCATGAATTGTTCTGTCGTGAAGATGACTATCATACTCAGCCTCAACCAAAGGGTTGTCCCAACACATTGCACAATATTAATGCCAGAAATCTCGCTGTGAACGAAAATGTAAAGCCTTCTATTCACAAGATGAATGAGATGCTCGGTGGATGTCAGTCTCTATTAGCAGTAATTGTCCTGTTTTGTCATGTCATTCCAGATAAGcagatgttttttgttgtgtATGACATCagacagttaaaattataatgtattataaaagtataatgTTTTAACATGATAAGAAAAGTTgaattacagtatttactgTACATCAGTTTCAGGACTCGCTTCTTGTTATTTGGTACAGCAAATTATAAGTAGTCGCCATGTCACCACTTTTAGCTTATTTTAGTAAATGTCAtaacttttgtttgttttatatttttatctcCCTCAGACTTCTGTCCCCTTTACATAGTGATAAGAGTGCAGAAGTTATGCATCTGtattaaatgtgtttcaaaGCCCTACTGTAAATAGATGCTTGTGGTTGCAGGGAACCGCTTGGTGGAATCATGTGGAAGAGAGCCAGAAAAGCTCTGTACTCCCTGTGAACCTGGCACTTACACAGTCACTTTTGACATGTCCTGTTTGAGATGTACCCAGTGTGTAGGTATGATTCAGTTTTACATCCTCACTGCCACTTCTGTCAAGCGAATGTTTTGCAGTTTGAGAGAACAAATGATTTTGTTGATCTGCATCATCATAAGCTTTAAAATGTACTAGACATCGTTCTAAGCACTAATCTTTTCTTTTGCATGCTTATAGGTGTACAGTTTACACTTAAACCCTGCACTATCAGCAGCGATACTGTATGCGGATGCAAGGCTGGATATCGGTGTGGAAATGCTGAATGTTCTTTCTGTGTTACTGAATGCAAGGAGGGCGAGGAGCCCACCAAAAAACGTAAGAATAGACCCCCTCAGATTAATAAGCTCTGAAGCTGTTCAGCAAGAAATTgcttgctgttttctgttttattttcatataaattcTTTCATTTAATGCTTGCAGGAATGTGTAAAAAATGTCCACCTGGAACATTCAATGATAAAGTCCACAGTAGTTGCAGAGAGTTTAAAAGGTAGCGCACaattacagtttttgttttgtttttgttttttaaatataatgtctGTAAAATTTTATAACTTCTCATTTGCCataaaactcattcaaacttTCTTATTCATTCTCTAGTTGTCCTGATGGAGAGATTTTGTTCAAAGGAAATGCTACCAGTGACGCTATCTGCAAAAATTCAGGCAAAAGTAAGAAGGAATACAGCAGGAGAACATAAATTAATGTCAAGCAACACACTGCCACATAATTTAATTTGCCTTTTCTGTGTCTGTTACAGAATCTGAACAAGATACCTTACCTGTAAAGAAAGAAGGTAAATGAGAATAtctagtgtatatatataatatatattagcaTCATTGCATGCATATCTTTCAATGTGAGTATTAAATTCTAACCTCAAGGATATTTTTCTAGAACCTCCAGAACAGACAATCTGGCTTCCGGTCTTCATTGCTGGAGGGATGGCAGGGTTGGCTGGCCTTTGTATCATAGCATCAGTGGTTGCATACGTAAAGGcacaaaataaaacagagaaGAAGCCAAAAACTGATAGCACTGACCAAGGTACCATTTAAAACCTGAGTGTCCATTTTGTTCTTTCCTACATGGTGTTCTAGAATAAATCTACCATCGTGATAATGTCTTAACTGACAGTATTGTCATTCCTTTCTTATAGACAACTCAGATGAGTCCAGGATTATGATAGTGGAACAGGAAGACTGTAGTTGCCGTCGTCCTGAGCAGGAACAGGGTGGCAGCTCAGAGTCCATAAATACGCAAGATTCAGAGTCTAAACTCATAGTGTGAGTTCACCGGTCagcttttattttcttaattgcTACAATAGCAAAAGGAAACTACAGCTGAACATCCACTAAACTGTGAAAAACATTCTTGACTGGGTGTCGATCAGCCATTCCAGCTGGTGTATCGGTGATTGATGGGAACAAAATGGGCATTTTAATGTTCCAATGCACAAAGTGAGCTTTGAATCACATTACTGTATGCATTATTGCCTTTTTCACTTCTGAAGTACAGTGCACCTTAACACAAGATGAAAGGGTTGTTAACGTAGGTGTGCAGTAGCAGACGGTATGTCAACACTTTTATGAGAGTAGGTGTCATCTACTGGTGCTTGCGTCACATTTTCAGGTCAAAGCCCTCTTGAAATACCCTGGTGGGCTTCCCCTCTTTTCTGTTGAAAACAgcacttttttgaaaaattctGGACCAAGAACATTGAGACAGAAGAACAATGAGGTTGTTTtacattgtgtttgtttgttttttttttgttcaatttcTGGGAATCAGAAGAAACTTTATGGTCAGTGATTGACCAAATCATGAACTGCAGTCAAGAAACAACAGTATTGTCTCTCCTGTTGAAACGGAACTTTTGACCTCATTAAGATTATGTGCGTTTTACTGTTTGTGTACATATTaggatttaaaaataaagaaataaaatggctAACCCAGGCCAATCTAAACTTTGGGATAACAGAATCATGAGTTATCGTTTTCCATTTATTCAGTTTGTTTTTACCCTGGGTTAAGAATAAATCCTGGGCATTTAGGGTTTGAGGTTTCACAAATCCTGAGTTAAAGTTCATATTTGCATTATcagtataatttaatttacaaacaTAGCATGCGAGCTGTTTAAATAAAGGTTTGGCTCACTCGCAAACATTAATTGGGCTATTTACTCCTTAAACAGACTTTTAGAACTTTCAACTGTAAGAATCTCAACTCCAGTTGATGTGTTTCCATCACAGTTTGACATTTTCTCCTTTTATATGCTGAAACAGCGCTTGTGTAGGTTGCCATGGCTGTACAACGcacatgaatatttaatgaagtgAGTGCTGTTTAGATTATAATTGGCTGTTTGTTGGCAGTCACGTTCTAACAtcgcatcgtttcacactgtataCATTTGGCACAGCAATGCTTGTGATTTCGCCAAGCGctacatgttcctggatcaacatctttgatGATCCcagaacaacattccaatcaagtttacagtttacaaccagggttaggtgcttcaacatcagtgttattcaactatcatttccctctgatctTAGGGATATGTTATGGGTAGGgtaaggtttaggggtagggatacatttttgaacaggaatgttgtttcaggaTCAACATATTTggctgatccaggaacatgtcttacttggcaaaacaaaaattctgttaaaaaaaaaaaaaattctgttaaatttacagtaaaaaaaaggtggttgccagaaatttactgtaaaaaatatggtagTGATGTTTTAAATTCTATGgattaacttattaatccaatgaattatacaatgacttgttctttttcacttccaaaaactgtaaatttaacaggatTTTACCGTAAAATTACATTGAATGTGcggttagatctattacagttattcaccgaATATAGTTCGGAAACTTTCTGTTAATTACGTTTTTTTCaccatagcatttttacagtctttacCGTGAAAATCACGATAATTGGTCTTTTTTTGTGCAAAGACAATAGCCtggtgttaaagggatagttcacccaaaaatgaaaatttgatgtttatctgcttacccccagggcatccaagatgtaggtgactttgtttcttcagtagaacacaaatgatgattttttaactccaaccgttgcggtctgtcagtcgtataatgcatgtcaatgggaacacaatctatgagagtaaaaaaaacatgcacagacaaatccaaattaaaccctgcggctcgtgacgacacattgatgtcctaagacagtTTGTGCGAGAAAGCGAACAGTatttgtatcattttttttcacctctaaaacaccactatgtccaactgcttTGCGCATCCGCTTGGTGAGCTCTCAAAACatgttctgatgacggaagtgatctctcgcgcttatacttcaatgagtgcgagacatcacttccgttgtcagagcgcgttcagatctcaccaaccggatgcgcaaggcagtcgGACATAGTGGTCCGCAACGgctggagttaaaaatcatcatttgtgttctactgaagaaacaaagtcatctACAttttggatgccctgggggtaagcagataaacatcaaattttcatttttgggtgaactatccctttaaggtcagTGGGAAAAGCCCTAGAAAGTAAAAACTACAAGGTTGCACTATATAGcatgttgcacattttattctGTATGCTGTAAAACAAAAGCCCTTGCCCTAAGGGACCATATAATCCATGTGTTAGGAATGTGTATGGAGCAGATATTGAGGCCATTAAACCAGTTATTAAAGATTTCCTGTAAGTGTATTTTAAACTGTTCCAGAGAACAGAGGTCAATAAACCAGTTGAAACCTGATTTGAATTCTTAGACTTCACATATATAACATGatctaatctaaaaaaaaaagataaactgTTCAATgaactgtatatttttacatcGTTGGGTGACTCAGTGGGAGTTCCCTGATGACCAGCTTTGAAGAAATATTCAGCGCCTGTAACGCGACTAACCTAGTGCACCTAGGAATTACAGTACGATGAATCATACCGGTTTCATTTTCCTCCCACATCTTACCTTAAGCAAACTCTTACATGTGCTGACATGTTAAATCACTGTgcttccacaaaaaaaaaaaacatctccaGGGAGATGTTTTGTCAAGGCATTATAATCATAACAGCAGTTAGGATGGAATGGAACAGCTGGTGGGCGAGTGCTATGATGATGCGAAGCTGTATTCAACGGTCAAAAAGGTCACCCTGTTTAATGTGTCACTTTATGCGTCACCACGGTTCTACTATGCAAAGCCCTGTACAGAATAATCCTGTTTATAAAACAACCtcttacaaaagagaaaaaaaatccctttTCTACACACAAGTTTCGCTTTGTAGGAAGAGGTCTTGATGAAACTTGATGTTTGAGGTGCTTCCCGCGAGATTTGCATGAATTTGTTGGTAATTGGGGAAAGTCTTAACCTCTGTATCTACTGTCCAAATTTAAATCCACACTATTAAAAAGTGTTTACTGATATACATCCagaacaataatattgtaattttatgtCTTCTGTACAAAgccttttttaaactttatatagGCATTGAAGGTGGCATACTGATTCATGACAACACATTGTCATAACAGTGCTGAATATAATAGAAACATAATGGTGGcagaacaaaaatacacaaaaatgagTTTCATTTCCTCCAGCCTTGTAAAACTATACATATATAGAATATATGCTGATGTACACTATAAAAAAGGAACTCAAGCCAGAGAGTAAACCACtaaatattattagtaataatgttatgaatagtaaacattttttcattatgaatgcatgatttgttttttgcaaaaaaaggcTGTAACTTCTTACAAATTAGAGCCTTACataatatggagaaaaaaaaaaaaaaaaaaaaaaccactttAGGCAAATTAAGACTGGTGTAGTTCCTGGaatacagaaaaaaaggtacgTGAAATTCTAAAAGAATGCCCGCTTGGACATCTTCAGAGATTAACAGTCATGCAGAAAACTCCAGATGTAAACTCAACCATGTGCCAACTT from the Ctenopharyngodon idella isolate HZGC_01 chromosome 22, HZGC01, whole genome shotgun sequence genome contains:
- the tnfrsf9a gene encoding tumor necrosis factor receptor superfamily member 9a, with protein sequence MPSAFQGLYVLLMFSQVLNYTVGSDTGCEDWTLSGSHDVCCKRCKPGNRLVESCGREPEKLCTPCEPGTYTVTFDMSCLRCTQCVGVQFTLKPCTISSDTVCGCKAGYRCGNAECSFCVTECKEGEEPTKKRMCKKCPPGTFNDKVHSSCREFKSCPDGEILFKGNATSDAICKNSGKKSEQDTLPVKKEEPPEQTIWLPVFIAGGMAGLAGLCIIASVVAYVKAQNKTEKKPKTDSTDQDNSDESRIMIVEQEDCSCRRPEQEQGGSSESINTQDSESKLIV